The window CGCGGTAGAGCAGCAGCGAACCGGAGCCGTTGGTGCCGTTCCAATAAAAGGTGATGCCGGTCGGCGTGGCGACTGCCGAGAAGATCGGCGGGAGCCACGTTGCCTGGCGGACGCCTCCGCCGAAGCTGCCGCTGATCGTGAACTGATACGCCGTGGCATTCGCCAGCGACTGCTCCATCAGTTCGAATTTGTTGAAGCTGGTGAACTTCAGATAAATCGTCTTGCCCACCAGCGTGGGATCGAATTCATAGACGAAGACGGCATCATCAAGCCGCAGGAATGCCGAGCCTGCGCTGTGCGCGCTGATCGGCGAGCCGAGGCTTCCGCGCCGCAGATACGTGAGGTTGTACTTGTTCGCGCCGGTGAGCGTGGCGGTCTCGTAGGTGATCAGCTCGCCATCGACGTAGCACAGCGTGTGGTACTGGTCGGCGTCGGCTAGCGTGCCGCTGGTAAGCGTGCCGGCGCTCTGGCTCAGATCGACCGCGAGCGTGTTGGTCACATCGGGATCGGCTCCGCTCGCAAGCGACGCAGTGAGCGCGCCCATGCGCGCCGCGCCATGAATCGTTCCGATCTGGCGATAGCTGTTGCCGTCGATCGAGAGCCACAGATGGCATCCGCCCCAATTTGGGCCGCCGCTCACGCCCATCCACAGCTCGTAGGCGGTCGAGAGCGACATGCGGTTGTTCGCCTCGAAGACGATCGGCGCATTCACGCTGCCCGGATCGGCCTGCTGATTCGGAGCGAATCCCGCGCCGGAAGAATATGGATAGGCGGTCGGAGTCGCCGTGCCCCAGGGAAAATCTTCGGCTTCGAAATCCAGCTCGCCGTTATCGTTTTCCTTGATTGAGGTAATGCGAACCGGATGCTTGCTGAGTCCCAGATTGGAATCGGTGAGCGTGACCAGGTCCATCGGTTCGAGCAGGATGTACTGCCATCCCAGCGTGAAGCGGTAGCTGTTGCCGCCGTCGATGTACACCGAGCGCAGCCGCTTGTGGTTCGCGACCTTCTTCGCAACCGTCGCATCGGTAATCGCGTGCGCCTGGCGCGGCGTGCCCGACTTGAGTCCGTAAAGCGCGATGCCGGCGTCGTCTTTGTCCTCGGCGATCTCGACGTTGTAGGAGTTCGCGCGATTCACGAACTCGATCTTCACGTCATTCACGGCGTCGGCGCGCGACTTGCGCGTGACGATTACCGGATCGTCGTTCGATTTACGGATGAAGTCGCGGTCGCTCAGGTCATAGACCGGTGCCGTATCGGGGATGAAGATCGCGCCATTGGCGATCGTGGTCGTATCGCCAAAGCTCTTCAGCTTCAGCACGCCTTCCGACCAGATGGCCGCGCCGTTCGCCAAGTCAGCCAGATCGTCGATGATCGCCGCCGCCGTCTGCTGCGCGTCGATCACGGGAGAGAAGAGGAGTCCGTTGGCAATCGCATATGCCGAGAAATTCGAGTAGTCGCCGATCAGCGTACTCGGCCAGCTCGCGCCGTAGAAGGGATTCGTGAGCAGATCGTTGATGATCGCGCCCGGCTCGGCATCGGTGATGCCGCCGCCGAACGGCAGAAGCCCGAGAACTTCGTACGTATAGTTTGGCAGCGAGCCCGAGCTGCCCAGGTCCATCGCCGACGCGGCGACGTAGGCGATGCCGTTGTACCCAAGATCCTGCCCAGGATGATTCGACGTGAGATACGGCCATGGCGACTGCGGACGCGTTCCCGTGAACAGAGTCAGCGCAAGCTGCTGCAGAGGCTGTCCGTTGGAGTTCGAATTTGGGACAGCATAGACGTAGGTAATCGTGACCTGCTTGCCCGCATCGGCCGCCGAGAGCGCGAATGTCGCCGTCGCAGGATTGAGCGTGTACTGTCCGGCAGCAGGTGAACTCGCCACCAGCGACATCGGCGTCTTCTGCGTTCCCGCAAGCGTCACCGGCCCATCGGAGCCGAAGTCATTCGCGACCACCGAGTACGCATCGGCCCGCGCCACTCCGTAATGCGCAACGTAATTCGCATGCTGCGCAACCTGATAACTCCCGCCACCGGTCGGAACCGTGAAGTTCTCCGAAGCCGCAACCAGCAGCAGCGTGCCTTTCGTGTCCCAAACATTGCATAGCTGCTGAATGGGCCCTTCGCACAGCGCAATCGCCACGGCAGCGGTGTACGTGTAACTCGTAGTCCGAGTCGTGCCGCCGCCGAGCCCTTTGCCGCCAGTCGCCTGTTTCGAAGTCTGCGCGATCGGCGTGAAGTCTCCATACCAGATCAACTTTCCCGAAATGCGATTCTGGCCGTAAACGATCGGGATCGCCTGGCCGTAGGAGGCGGTCTGTACGCGTAGCGTGTGCAGGACTGTGGGTTGCTGGGCTACGGGGCGCTTGGGTGAGAACAAAGACATGAGTTATCCGGCAAGAGAAATGCTAGAGACTGCCCAATTACATAAATCAGCAGCCATTCACTGCATTTCGTATGAGCGTTTTGACGTTACCTTCGTGTCACGTGCAAAGAGGCACGATTGGATTTCAGAGACTGTCATAACTAGAGTTATTGCTGTTTATCAGGAGCTGGTTCCTTGCCCGCCGAGCGCTC is drawn from Terriglobales bacterium and contains these coding sequences:
- a CDS encoding phage tail protein; amino-acid sequence: MSLFSPKRPVAQQPTVLHTLRVQTASYGQAIPIVYGQNRISGKLIWYGDFTPIAQTSKQATGGKGLGGGTTRTTSYTYTAAVAIALCEGPIQQLCNVWDTKGTLLLVAASENFTVPTGGGSYQVAQHANYVAHYGVARADAYSVVANDFGSDGPVTLAGTQKTPMSLVASSPAAGQYTLNPATATFALSAADAGKQVTITYVYAVPNSNSNGQPLQQLALTLFTGTRPQSPWPYLTSNHPGQDLGYNGIAYVAASAMDLGSSGSLPNYTYEVLGLLPFGGGITDAEPGAIINDLLTNPFYGASWPSTLIGDYSNFSAYAIANGLLFSPVIDAQQTAAAIIDDLADLANGAAIWSEGVLKLKSFGDTTTIANGAIFIPDTAPVYDLSDRDFIRKSNDDPVIVTRKSRADAVNDVKIEFVNRANSYNVEIAEDKDDAGIALYGLKSGTPRQAHAITDATVAKKVANHKRLRSVYIDGGNSYRFTLGWQYILLEPMDLVTLTDSNLGLSKHPVRITSIKENDNGELDFEAEDFPWGTATPTAYPYSSGAGFAPNQQADPGSVNAPIVFEANNRMSLSTAYELWMGVSGGPNWGGCHLWLSIDGNSYRQIGTIHGAARMGALTASLASGADPDVTNTLAVDLSQSAGTLTSGTLADADQYHTLCYVDGELITYETATLTGANKYNLTYLRRGSLGSPISAHSAGSAFLRLDDAVFVYEFDPTLVGKTIYLKFTSFNKFELMEQSLANATAYQFTISGSFGGGVRQATWLPPIFSAVATPTGITFYWNGTNGSGSLLLYRDDGTPSYAEFGLLAVTGLSANTTYYFYPYVDQSLIVNSLGLDAVQFVGGGVGSPAIALTSRSQAAAVAQGGLNRIPLSDGAIAVTTPNSGMATFTGLGGSLRKV